The proteins below are encoded in one region of Ostrinia nubilalis chromosome 3, ilOstNubi1.1, whole genome shotgun sequence:
- the LOC135088047 gene encoding protein abrupt — MATDTGGAAAGGEQQYSLRWNDFHSAMVSSFRRLRDEEDFVDVTLACAGATFTAHKVVLSACSPYFRRLLKANPCQHPIVILRDVHDKDMESLLRFMYQGEVHIGQEQLKEFLRAAQLLQVRGLTDVPAPAPIPTLDQKASPSASSWTETGSGGSREGREAQPREGRRSRRPEEGSTSTPPPKRARSSDLYQAQMKTRTEQLLAATGSPERLGTNGHELALFGQTLDNVQTAHLSGVSNNLSGDGEESSSDAGASDTEGETRAKQEPLDYDDPATMANTNGSLPHNFPGLLNLPGFPGLPGPSGMPDNYGGCRRTQDLLRVRATDPRPCPKCGKIYRSAHTLRTHLEDKHTVCPGYRCVLCGTVAKSRNSLHSHMSRQHRGISTKDLPVLQMPTRFDPELASQ; from the exons GCGGCGCCGCGGCCGGCGGCGAGCAGCAGTACTCGCTGCGCTGGAACGACTTCCACTCGGCGATGGTGTCGTCGTTCCGGCGCCTGCGCGATGAGGAGGACTTCGTGGACGTCACCCTCGCCTGCGCCGGCGCTACCTTCACCGCGCACAAG GTGGTGTTATCAGCGTGTAGTCCGTACTTCCGAAGACTGCTGAAAGCGAATCCTTGTCAACACCCTATTGTTATCCTGCGGGACGTTCACGACAAAGACATGGAAAGCTTACTCAG gTTTATGTACCAAGGGGAAGTGCACATCGGCCAGGAACAGCTAAAAGAGTTTCTAAGAGCGGCTCAGCTACTGCAAGTTCGAGGTTTAACTGATGTACCAGCGCCAGCCCCAATTCCCACCTTGGATCAGAAGGCTTCACCG TCGGCGTCATCATGGACAGAGACAGGCAGCGGAGGCTCACGAGAAGGGCGGGAAGCTCAACCACGTGAGGGTCGAAGATCTAGGAGGCCGGAGGAAGGCTCAACCAGCACGCCCCCACCGAAACGCGCGAGATCCTCAGACTTGTATCAGGCACAAATGAAAACTAG GACAGAGCAATTGCTGGCAGCTACAGGCAGTCCAGAACGCTTAGGGACAAACGGACACGAACTAGCACTATTTGGACAGACACTAGACAACGTGCAAACCGCGCATTTATCAGGAGTCTCTAATAACTTG TCTGGTGATGGAGAGGAGTCATCATCAGACGCTGGTGCGAGTGACACGGAGGGCGAAACGCGCGCCAAGCAGGAACCCCTGGACTACGACGACCCCGCCACCATGGCCAACACCAACGGATCCCTCCCCCACAACTTCCCAGGACTTCTCAATTTGCCAG GCTTTCCCGGATTACCCGGACCATCAGGAATGCCAGATAATTATG GTGGCTGCCGGCGGACACAAGACCTGCTGCGCGTGCGAGCCACCGACCCGCGCCCGTGCCCCAAATGCGGCAAGATCTACCGCTCGGCGCACACGCTGCGCACGCATCTGGAGGACAAGCATACTGTCTGCCCGGGATACCG CTGCGTGCTCTGCGGGACGGTGGCGAAGTCGCGCAACTCGCTGCACTCGCACATGTCGCGGCAGCATCGCGGCATCTCCACCAAGGACCTGCCTGTGCTGCAAATGCCCACTCGCTTCGACCCCGAGCTGGCCAGCCAGTGA
- the LOC135088072 gene encoding protein abrupt-like, which yields MGNYMLTLKLTKSRNSLHSHMSRQHRGISTKDLPVLQMPTRFDPELASQLLAKAGVKVSPEQLRARASPTGPRRSDIKLDAKSAASETSSICGDNDNDDLSQSRYQDSVPVSPPHINNLANTTITKVPAVRAVTAKAVESLPHGLAGLKHDDYPPHYGNSAILDTYMQYFGENLFGMNAAKLAQMTAINMDRKTYDEPSPQMGSLPPTHTHTLAHQRFLKQMQRQYTENMSKPDIMRNSDEPLDLGKERQRNDSMCEMDTDKNDMTDREMSKDYNDGDRNRTNNSEQEHDNSGQDEGDYSEDEQKNASS from the exons ATGGGGAACTACATGTTAACCTTGAAGTTAACGAAGTCGCGCAACTCGCTGCACTCGCACATGTCGCGGCAGCACCGCGGCATCTCCACCAAGGACCTGCCCGTGCTGCAGATGCCCACCCGCTTCGACCCCGAGCTGGCCAGCCA ACTACTAGCCAAAGCCGGCGTGAAGGTGTCTCCCGAGCAGCTACGAGCGCGCGCGTCGCCCACCGGCCCGCGGCGCTCCGACATCAAGCTGGACGCCAAGTCCGCCGCCTCCGAGACCAGCTCCATCTGCGGCGACAACGACAACGACGACCTCAGCCAGTCGCGCTACCAGGACAGCGTGCCCGTGTCCCCGCCTC ATATTAACAACCTGGCGAACACGACCATCACGAAGGTGCCTGCTGTGCGCGCGGTGACGGCCAAGGCAGTGGAGAGCCTGCCGCACGGGCTGGCCGGCCTCAAGCACGACGACTACCCGCCGCACTACGGCAACTCCGCCATACTCGACACCTACATGCAGTATTTTGGAGAAAACCTATTTG GTATGAACGCAGCAAAACTCGCACAAATGACAGCTATAAACATGGACAGGAAAACTTACGATGAACCGTCTCCCCAAATGGGCTCCCTGCCCCCGACACATACGCATACCCTCGCCCACCAGCGCTTCTTGAAGCAGATGCAGCGGCAGTACACCGAGAACATGAGCAAACCCGACATCATGCGCAACTCCGATGAGCCCCTCGACCTCGGCAAGGAGCGGCAGCGGAACGACAGCATGTGCGAAATGGACACCGACAAAAACGACATGACTGACAGGGAAATGAGCAAAGACTACAATGACGGCGACAGGAACAGGACGAACAACTCGGAGCAGGAGCACGACAACAGCGGGCAGGACGAGGGGGATTACTCCGAGGACGAGCAGAAGAACGCGTCCTCATGA
- the LOC135087356 gene encoding mitochondrial fission 1 protein, with the protein MEDVLDEVVSSEDLQKFEKVFHEQLHQGKVTHKAQFEYAWCLVRSRYPTDIRKGILLLKELFNSHPDGKRDYLFYLAIGNARIKEYNKALHYVKSFLEIEPANQQVLALERQINKRMEKEGLIGMAVAGGAVLALGGLVGLGIALASSKK; encoded by the exons ATGGAGGACGTTCTTGATGAAGTTGTATCTTCGGAAGATTTGCAA AAGTTCGAGAAAGTGTTTCATGAACAACTGCATCAGGGTAAAGTGACGCATAAGGCGCAGTTTGAGTACGCGTGGTGCCTGGTGCGCAGCAGATACCCCACCGACATCAGGAAG GGTATTCTGTTACTGAAAGAGCTATTCAACTCTCATCCGGATGGCAAACGAGACTACCTGTTCTACCTTGCCATTGGCAACGCAAGAATCAAGGAGTACAACAAGGCACTGCACTATGTTAAGTCATTCCTTGAAATTGAACCAGCGAACCAACAAGTTTTGGCATTAGag CGGCAGATCAACAAACGCATGGAGAAGGAGGGTCTGATCGGCATGGCGGTGGCAGGCGGCGCCGTGTTGGCGCTCGGCGGTCTCGTTGGGCTCGGCATCGCGCTCGCATCTAGCAAAAAATAG
- the LOC135087422 gene encoding ubiquitin-like-conjugating enzyme ATG3, whose product MQSVINTVKGTALGVAGYLTPVLKESKFHETGVLTPEEFVAAGDHLVHHCPTWQWAKGEEAKVRPYLPADKQFLITRNVPCYRRCKQIEYCEDKEKVIEDEHDADGGWVDTHHYDNTGSPTIEEKVCEMTLEAADTGDSEPASGDADDDDDDGEPEDMEQFQESGLLDEVDPSTDLAPRKEPKSAAAGAGAGAGAEGDEIVRTRTYDLHITYDKYYQTPRLWLIGYDEDRTLLSVEQMYEDVSQDHAKKTVTMEAHPHLSGPSMASVHPCRHAEVMKKIIETVTESGGEMGVHAYLIVFLKFVQSVIPTIEYDFTQNFAMN is encoded by the exons atgcAAAGTGTAATTAACACAGTAAAGGGCACCGCTCTGGGGGTGGCTGGGTATTTGACTCCGGTGCTCAAG gaGTCCAAGTTCCACGAGACTGGTGTGCTGACCCCCGAGGAGTTTGTGGCGGCGGGCGACCACCTGGTGCACCACTGCCCCACCTGGCAGTGGGCCAAGGGCGAGGAGGCCAAGGTGCGGCCCTACCTGCCTGCCGACAAGCAGTTTCTCATCACTAGGAATGTGCCATGCTACAGGCGATGCAAACAG atAGAATATTGTGAGGACAAAGAGAAAGTGATAGAAGATGAACATGATGCAGATGGAGGTTGGGTGGACACACATCACTACGACAACACTGGCTCCCCCACTATAGAAGAAAAG GTGTGCGAGATGACGCTAGAAGCAGCGGACACGGGCGACAGCGAGCCGGCGAGCGGCGACGcggacgacgacgacgacgacggcGAGCCCGAGGACATGGAGCAGTTCCAGGAGTCCGGCCTGCTGGACGAGGTCGACCCG TCAACAGACCTAGCGCCGCGCAAGGAGCCGAAGAGCGCGGCGGCGGGGGcgggggcgggcgcgggcgcggaggGCGACGAGATCGTGCGCACGCGCACCTACGACCTGCACATCACCTACGACAAGTACTACCAGACGCCGCGCCTCTGGCTCATCGGCTACGACGAG GACCGCACGCTGCTGAGCGTGGAGCAGATGTACGAGGACGTGTCGCAGGACCACGCCAAGAAGACCGTCACCATGGAGGCGCACCCGCACCTGTCCGGGCCCAGCATGGCCTCCGTGCACCCCTGCAG GCACGCCGAAGTGATGAAAAAGATCATCGAAACAGTGACGGAGAGCGGCGGCGAGATGGGTGTGCACGCGTACCTCATAGTCTTCCTGAAGTTCGTGCAGAGCGTCATCCCCACCATCGAGTATGACTTCACGCAGAACTTCGCCATGAACTAG